The Rhodobacter sp. 24-YEA-8 DNA segment CGGCAGGTTTCTGACAGAGACCCGCTCCTCGAGCAGCAGGCGCATGACCGCATGAAGCAGATCCATCGGCACTTTTTCCGGGATCATTTCGTCGAGCAGCCGGCGGTTCGCCTCTGCCCTGTCCCGATCCGAGAGATCGGTGAATTCGTCGAGCAGGCGGCGCAGACCACGCAGCGACAGAAGTCGCGAAAGGCTGGATTTCAGAACTTCAAGCAAATGGGTGGCCAGGACTTCGGCCGGCGACACCACCGTCAGGCCGGAGAGTACCGCATCCTCCTGATAGTCCGGCCGGATCCAGCGGGCAGGCGCGCCGTAGACAGGCTCTTTAACATCCTCGCCCTCGGGTGCGCTGGCGCCATCAGACATCAGCACCAGCACGCTATCCGGAACCAGCCGGTCAGTTACTTTTGCGACACCCTGAATGCGGATCCGGTAATGTCCCACCGGCAGCATGGCCTCATCCGTGAGACGAATTTCGGGGAGAATAAGCCCATAGGTCGCGGCGATATGATTGCGCATACTGGCAATCCGCCCATCGAGGCCGGTCGCAGGATCCAGCGCCATATCCACGAGATCTGGCGAGAATTCGATATGAATTTCGTCAAAATCAAGCACATCTCCGATATGGTGTTTTGCAGTGGTCTGGGTGTTGCTGAGCACTGGTTCGGCCTTTTCGACAGGCTTTCTCCGGACAAGGCGCGCAAGCCCTGCAAGCCCGGCCGCCGTGCAGACGAACGGAAGGAAGGGCATGCCCGGCAAAACCGCGAGAACCGCCATTAACCCGGCAACGGTTGCAAGGGCCGCGGGATATTTCCCAAGCTGCTCCACCAGGCTGATATTGACGGCGCCTTTGGTGCCGCCGCGCGAAAGAAGGAGCGCTGCTGCAACCGAGATGATTACCGCAGGGATCTGACCCACCAGACCATCCCCGACTGTAAGAATCGCGTAGGTCGAGAAAGCGCGGGCGGCATCCATATCGTGCATCCCGATACCGACGCCCAGGCCCACCACAAAATTCAGCGCGGTAATCAGCAGTCCGGCGATCGCATCGCCTTTCACAAATTTCGAAGCACCGTCCAGAGAGCCGAAGAATGTGGTTTCGGCAAGTTCGGTTTCACGTCTCTGGCGCGCCTCGTCATGCGTGATCGCGCCGGCG contains these protein-coding regions:
- the flhA gene encoding flagellar biosynthesis protein FlhA, whose amino-acid sequence is METLRARNLFHPTVLMAIALMSVIGMVILPIPPALLDIGLALSFSLAILMLTVTLFVERPLDFSSFPTILLASLLLRLALNVSSTRLIIGQGHTGTAAAGHVIEGFASFIMGGNIVLGLVVFTVIMIVNFIVITKGAGRMAEVGARFALDGMPGRQLAIDADMSAGAITHDEARQRRETELAETTFFGSLDGASKFVKGDAIAGLLITALNFVVGLGVGIGMHDMDAARAFSTYAILTVGDGLVGQIPAVIISVAAALLLSRGGTKGAVNISLVEQLGKYPAALATVAGLMAVLAVLPGMPFLPFVCTAAGLAGLARLVRRKPVEKAEPVLSNTQTTAKHHIGDVLDFDEIHIEFSPDLVDMALDPATGLDGRIASMRNHIAATYGLILPEIRLTDEAMLPVGHYRIRIQGVAKVTDRLVPDSVLVLMSDGASAPEGEDVKEPVYGAPARWIRPDYQEDAVLSGLTVVSPAEVLATHLLEVLKSSLSRLLSLRGLRRLLDEFTDLSDRDRAEANRRLLDEMIPEKVPMDLLHAVMRLLLEERVSVRNLPLILEAVAEARSFGSPEAVCEHVRQRLGFQIVAEFRREDGTVPLIQLAPEWERTFQAHQTDGDRGLRDVALPPDVFAKLANGIAERVGQAGENGASPAIVTSAARRRFLRTVIQARGLRVPVLSYEEIGADSRPALFGQVAA